One segment of Micromonospora parathelypteridis DNA contains the following:
- a CDS encoding laminin G domain-containing protein, giving the protein MKNMNVRSSTGEDLTVIRRTRKRGRLFTLGLTVGLAGLLAGTAFVAAPEPAPPTAPVAALETDPVRDTEAEALVAAADLNQPVEVLAQRGEYRDVFAQPDGTLIANEYNQAVRVIRGDTWVPASAALVAQSDGTITPTAALLDMRLSGGGTTPLMVVQRDFRVMTLTWPNSLPTPTISGDQATYPEVFPDVDLVANVTVEGFSHVLVLKTPEAANLPELRDLRLGVTGEGLDIEETAEGGVVALDPATGNPVMEADAPTMWDSGNQEGGGEAQRGSAATTEPADPDDASALGPGEDSRVAKVGLDYTQGALRLTPDAAMLANPDTTYPVYVDPVWQSSTNSAWAMVDSGYPSEEYWKFDAKRHERIGLCPSSCNNSKVKRVFYQLATPYAGKTILEAKFRVTLQHVYNTTARAAALYLMPSGINSSTNWGNQPGGSGWSGATHLANNSPTKVQSTCTATNQNTEWEAKTAVQTAVSKGWSSVTLGLRSVSESDSTHTKRFCDNGVLSVRYNRAPVIANESELTMSPGGGCVYGSAAPYSDVPPRLNAVLRDPDHSSAHTEQVMAEFKVTWTPAGGSLQTRSYTTPLKASGSLFSYYVPSDIAQNVPISWEVRASDGVSWGPWSSDGARNVCQFLYDITSPSAPDVDSPEYLPDDAIDTTADCLDDDQWRGSIGVQGSFTFDSAATDVVEYQYNFNDSATVSVKPATSGGPVTIKWTPDKEGPRQLFVKAIDVAKRSSTIATCTFRVGKRPPVAQWPLSDIANAKIANDQLGSHDAKIGSGVKFGEAGSLGPWDTAATFDGTSNAYLVTDNSVVSTTRSFSVTGWFRVEDPSRRQVAVSQDATGEPGFSLGVEQGNWFFRMPTNDVINLGEWRVNAGPATTAWTFVTAVFDGPNNKISLQVGTGAPVFKDRRSLVEARGALQFGRQTYKGGGYSDFWKGAMADVSVFDRPVVSEDVAGLEKHKLDRKGYWQLSTETSGLSPNYDAGGEALRLGKPSTLIRTPNPFNAMLGAGYLQLTGKAGEYAETTTPVVDPAGSFTISARVRFTSGSQGHAMTAISIKDTNNNSVVALRGNVAGRWEMAAAGAELPAQFDNSPSMSSKGDHVALIYNGYTRELLFYLNGQALGLQLDRPLPALSNVQFGRTVDGGAEKENLSGAIDDIRIYNGIADKVKIDRVRLSVEQPNL; this is encoded by the coding sequence ATGAAGAACATGAATGTGCGCAGTTCAACGGGGGAGGACCTGACGGTGATCCGTCGTACGAGAAAGCGGGGTCGGCTCTTCACGCTCGGCCTCACGGTCGGCCTCGCCGGCCTGCTGGCCGGCACCGCCTTCGTGGCCGCTCCCGAGCCGGCCCCACCGACCGCGCCGGTGGCCGCCCTCGAGACCGACCCGGTGCGCGACACCGAAGCCGAGGCACTTGTCGCGGCGGCGGACCTCAACCAGCCCGTCGAGGTGCTCGCGCAGCGCGGCGAGTATCGGGACGTCTTCGCCCAGCCGGACGGGACGCTCATCGCCAACGAGTACAACCAGGCGGTGCGAGTCATCCGGGGTGACACCTGGGTGCCGGCCAGCGCGGCGCTCGTGGCCCAGTCGGACGGGACGATCACCCCGACCGCGGCGTTGCTCGACATGCGTCTGTCCGGCGGTGGCACCACGCCCCTCATGGTGGTCCAGCGCGACTTCCGGGTCATGACCCTCACCTGGCCCAACTCCCTGCCCACCCCGACCATCTCGGGCGACCAGGCCACCTACCCGGAGGTCTTCCCCGACGTCGACCTGGTGGCCAACGTCACGGTCGAGGGCTTCTCCCACGTTCTGGTGCTGAAGACCCCCGAGGCCGCGAACCTGCCCGAGCTGCGGGACCTCCGGCTGGGGGTGACCGGCGAAGGGCTCGACATCGAGGAGACCGCGGAAGGTGGTGTGGTCGCTCTCGATCCCGCCACCGGCAACCCGGTGATGGAGGCCGACGCCCCGACCATGTGGGACAGCGGCAACCAGGAGGGCGGCGGCGAGGCCCAACGTGGTTCCGCCGCAACCACCGAGCCCGCGGACCCGGACGACGCCTCGGCCCTCGGTCCCGGGGAGGACTCGCGGGTGGCGAAGGTCGGTCTCGACTACACCCAGGGCGCGCTGCGTCTCACCCCGGACGCCGCGATGCTCGCCAACCCGGATACCACCTATCCCGTGTACGTGGACCCGGTGTGGCAGAGCAGCACCAACAGCGCCTGGGCGATGGTCGACAGCGGATATCCGTCCGAGGAGTACTGGAAGTTCGACGCCAAGCGGCACGAGCGGATCGGTCTCTGCCCGAGCTCCTGCAACAACTCCAAGGTCAAGCGCGTCTTCTACCAGTTGGCCACGCCGTACGCCGGCAAGACCATCCTGGAGGCCAAGTTCCGGGTGACCCTGCAGCACGTCTACAACACCACAGCGCGCGCGGCGGCGCTCTATCTCATGCCCTCCGGCATCAATTCCAGCACGAACTGGGGCAACCAGCCCGGCGGGTCGGGGTGGTCGGGTGCCACGCACCTGGCCAACAACTCGCCGACCAAGGTGCAGTCGACGTGCACCGCGACGAACCAGAACACCGAGTGGGAAGCCAAGACGGCGGTCCAAACGGCGGTGAGCAAGGGCTGGAGCAGCGTCACTCTCGGCCTCCGGTCGGTCAGCGAGAGCGACTCCACCCACACCAAGCGGTTCTGCGACAACGGCGTGCTCTCCGTTCGCTACAACCGAGCACCGGTGATCGCGAACGAGTCCGAACTGACGATGTCACCCGGTGGCGGCTGCGTGTACGGCTCGGCCGCGCCCTACTCGGACGTTCCGCCGCGGCTCAACGCCGTCCTGCGGGACCCGGACCACTCGTCCGCGCACACCGAGCAGGTCATGGCCGAGTTCAAGGTCACCTGGACGCCGGCCGGTGGGAGCCTGCAGACCCGCAGCTACACCACGCCGTTGAAGGCCAGCGGCTCGTTGTTCAGCTACTACGTGCCGTCCGACATCGCGCAGAACGTGCCGATCTCCTGGGAGGTCCGGGCGAGTGACGGTGTGAGTTGGGGGCCCTGGAGTTCCGACGGCGCGCGTAACGTCTGCCAGTTCCTGTACGACATCACCAGCCCGAGCGCCCCGGACGTGGATTCGCCGGAGTATCTGCCCGATGACGCGATCGACACCACTGCCGACTGTCTCGACGACGACCAGTGGCGCGGCTCCATCGGGGTCCAGGGCAGCTTCACCTTCGACTCGGCTGCCACCGACGTCGTGGAGTACCAGTACAACTTCAACGACAGCGCCACTGTGTCGGTCAAGCCGGCGACGAGCGGCGGCCCGGTGACGATCAAGTGGACGCCAGACAAGGAAGGGCCGCGGCAGCTCTTCGTGAAGGCAATCGACGTGGCGAAACGATCCAGCACGATCGCCACCTGCACCTTCCGGGTGGGCAAGCGCCCGCCGGTCGCGCAGTGGCCACTGTCGGACATCGCCAACGCGAAGATCGCGAACGACCAGCTCGGTTCGCACGACGCCAAGATCGGTAGTGGCGTCAAGTTCGGCGAAGCAGGTTCGCTCGGACCGTGGGACACCGCCGCCACCTTCGACGGCACGTCCAACGCCTACCTCGTCACCGACAACTCGGTGGTGAGTACCACCCGAAGCTTCTCGGTCACCGGCTGGTTCCGGGTGGAGGACCCCAGCCGCCGTCAAGTGGCGGTCAGTCAGGACGCTACTGGTGAGCCCGGCTTCAGCCTGGGCGTCGAACAGGGCAACTGGTTCTTCCGGATGCCGACGAACGATGTCATCAACCTGGGTGAGTGGAGGGTGAACGCGGGTCCGGCGACCACCGCCTGGACCTTCGTCACAGCCGTCTTCGACGGCCCGAACAACAAGATCTCCCTGCAGGTCGGTACGGGTGCTCCTGTGTTCAAGGACCGACGTTCGCTGGTCGAAGCCCGCGGCGCCCTTCAGTTCGGGCGCCAGACCTACAAGGGTGGCGGATACTCCGACTTCTGGAAGGGCGCGATGGCGGACGTCTCCGTCTTCGACCGTCCGGTCGTCAGCGAGGACGTGGCCGGCCTGGAAAAGCACAAGCTGGACCGCAAGGGCTACTGGCAGCTGAGCACCGAAACCTCGGGATTGAGCCCGAACTACGATGCCGGCGGTGAGGCGCTTCGGCTCGGGAAGCCGAGCACTCTTATTCGGACCCCCAACCCGTTCAACGCGATGCTGGGTGCCGGCTACCTGCAGCTAACCGGCAAGGCCGGTGAGTACGCCGAGACAACCACCCCGGTCGTCGACCCGGCGGGAAGTTTCACCATCTCCGCTCGGGTCCGGTTCACCAGCGGCTCGCAGGGCCACGCAATGACGGCAATCTCCATCAAGGACACCAACAACAACAGTGTCGTGGCCCTTCGGGGCAACGTCGCGGGGCGTTGGGAGATGGCCGCTGCCGGTGCCGAATTGCCCGCCCAGTTCGACAATTCCCCGTCAATGTCTAGCAAGGGCGACCACGTTGCACTGATCTACAACGGGTACACCCGGGAGTTGCTGTTCTATCTCAATGGCCAGGCCCTGGGACTCCAGCTGGACCGGCCGTTGCCCGCTCTCAGCAACGTCCAGTTCGGCCGCACCGTCGACGGTGGTGCCGAGAAGGAAAACTTGTCAGGAGCAATAGACGACATCCGGATTTACAACGGCATCGCCGACAAGGTCAAGATCGACCGGGTTCGCCTGAGCGTCGAGCAGCCCAACCTCTGA